In the Vitis vinifera cultivar Pinot Noir 40024 chromosome 2, ASM3070453v1 genome, one interval contains:
- the LOC100252755 gene encoding uncharacterized protein LOC100252755: MSTKSGCAVYIGNLDERVSERVLYDILIQVGRVVDLYIPRDKETERPKGYAFAEYETEEIAEYAVKLFSGLVTLYNRTLKFAISGQDKPSPAAITPRHHVPYNNMESSQHSMGLKTPCRLSAHPVNNAQASSDVLHQPNRNSSQHDGNNYDYSRRVFGATLDNISRSRSRYYDSSSPVTYPSY; encoded by the exons GTAATTTGGATGAGAGGGTAAGCGAGAGGGTTTTGTATGATATTCTGATTCAGGTAGGGAGGGTGGTGGACTTATACATCCCTCGTGACAAGGAAACTGAACGGCCAAAAGGTTATGCCTTCGCAGAATATGAGACAGAGGAAATTGCAGAATATGCTGTCAAGCTTTTCTCTGGCCTTGTGACATTGTACAACCGAACCCTGAAATTTGCG ATTTCTGGGCAAGATAAGCCCTCACCAGCAGCAATCACCCCAAGACACCATGTACCATATAACAATATGGAAAGTTCTCAACACTCCATGGGGTTGAAAACGCCTTGCAGATTATCGGCTCACCCAGTAAATAATGCACAAG CATCCTCTGATGTGTTACACCAACCTAATAGGAATAGTTCACAACATGATGGCAACAATTATGACTACAGTCGAAGAGTTTTTGGTGCAACATTGGATAACATTAGCCGCTCTAGGTCAAGATACTATGATTCCAGTAGTCCAGTCACATATCCCTCTTACTAA